A window of Paenibacillus sp. 19GGS1-52 contains these coding sequences:
- a CDS encoding SMI1/KNR4 family protein, whose protein sequence is MSDDLMEQLDLWHEEDEFQEIVDAIMEIPPEDRDYVLISHLGRALNNLGNYEEALQQFMTIAEEGKEDPLWHYRVGVSYYYLEQYDEALREFKIADEMDPEDEDTLEFLEWIRRKTAKRTTKKPAKESLGAFDFSNFWDDSENALQEYVSEPPTAALIESVEEELVFKLPAFYVAMMKLHNGGIPQNTAYPTGGEDYITISGIRGIGRDKKNSLCGASGSRVVIETGGYPEIGVVICDCSSAGHGVVMLDYRSSGNDGEPEVVYVDQGKNHKITKLAKNYETFIRGLVNKA, encoded by the coding sequence ATGAGTGATGATCTTATGGAACAACTGGATTTGTGGCATGAAGAAGATGAATTTCAAGAAATCGTAGATGCAATAATGGAGATTCCTCCGGAGGACAGAGATTATGTACTGATTAGTCATTTGGGTAGAGCGCTCAATAATCTCGGGAATTACGAAGAGGCACTTCAACAGTTTATGACAATTGCAGAAGAAGGCAAGGAGGATCCGCTTTGGCATTACCGAGTTGGGGTTTCCTATTATTATCTGGAGCAATATGATGAAGCCTTAAGAGAATTTAAAATCGCAGATGAAATGGACCCCGAAGATGAGGATACCTTGGAGTTTCTGGAATGGATTCGGCGTAAAACCGCTAAGAGAACTACAAAGAAACCTGCTAAAGAATCTTTGGGAGCGTTCGATTTCTCCAACTTTTGGGATGACAGCGAGAATGCGTTACAGGAATATGTTTCTGAGCCGCCTACAGCTGCGCTGATCGAGTCCGTGGAAGAAGAACTGGTCTTCAAATTGCCGGCTTTCTATGTGGCTATGATGAAGTTACATAATGGGGGTATTCCTCAAAACACAGCTTACCCTACAGGTGGAGAAGATTATATTACGATTTCAGGTATCCGGGGAATAGGTCGAGACAAGAAAAATTCGCTGTGCGGAGCTTCGGGCAGCCGGGTTGTGATTGAAACGGGGGGTTATCCTGAAATTGGTGTGGTTATTTGTGATTGTTCTTCTGCAGGTCATGGTGTAGTGATGCTGGATTACCGATCATCTGGAAATGACGGCGAACCTGAGGTTGTTTATGTAGATCAAGGGAAGAATCACAAGATTACAAAGTTGGCAAAAAACTATGAGACCTTTATTCGCGGACTGGTGAATAAGGCTTAA
- a CDS encoding helix-turn-helix domain-containing protein, whose translation MKHSKSVLANLAISYLTIVIVIVLFLCSVFYLYFPRNYKEEIRNKNQIILENAANYIESAVFQRVQQIYLDLSLENSVNIDLYTKETLQGNHSRIIDIQDLLKKEVTNNSDIVYAVHLFYPLQKVLISSVYGLKYYDEASKDTFATMDWIDKMQGNDTGFVWNEVRMVPQDINTNVSSNNSMNPLISYAHSFPFNSTGEQSKLIIAIDIKEAAVSEIIRNVMPSDYANTFIIGESGQIISAADDRILGSRTDNNAYITKILSSNTAADSFTDTINQIPSVVSYHNFTTNKWKIYNVTSTDDYYSKSILLQKVVLLICLLTIIMGIILSGMFTIAIYNPLQRLMSRIKGLFDTVPDAERNEYTLIGTAFNTLTHKVSSLEETLQANNPVIKHNVVLNMLRNSYSSEELAEQLYSLHISMEYANFCCMVIDPVSKGIEPLSPKSSQYVIYRLINQLEAIDFHESQLIAEELPDRKIAVIVCTNHLEEGLLEQLSRFIYSEVNPGVDQYCQLAVGQWVQQFVDVHRSFAEAQQLIKYAYFLPEIAMIQDLTLLNREHSNNEIPQAFLLKFKEKLQARNIDEVTAAIDHLIVHLREGMYSADYCHIILLNMVSMYSEGLKSVQYKPSGSLKLDVYKQHAFIQNIVGFREWLVNSIAAFYIYMEQRSEERNVESIETVKEYISKHLSEELSLDIVAGNVFISPKYLSKIFKEETGINYIDYVTDKRMEKALELMASTDMTVEQIANTVGYGSSAYFIKKFKGINGCTPKDYTRNLIKQA comes from the coding sequence ATGAAACATTCAAAGTCTGTTTTGGCCAATCTGGCTATCTCTTATTTGACCATCGTTATTGTGATTGTTCTGTTTCTCTGCTCCGTCTTCTACCTGTATTTCCCTAGAAATTACAAAGAAGAAATAAGAAATAAGAATCAAATTATACTAGAGAATGCCGCCAACTATATCGAATCGGCTGTTTTTCAGAGAGTGCAACAAATCTATCTCGATCTTTCTCTGGAGAACTCCGTCAACATCGATTTATATACGAAAGAGACCCTTCAGGGAAATCATAGCAGGATCATAGATATTCAGGATTTGCTGAAGAAGGAAGTCACCAATAACTCGGATATTGTCTATGCTGTCCATTTATTTTATCCATTGCAGAAAGTTCTGATTTCGTCTGTCTATGGGTTGAAATACTATGATGAGGCAAGCAAGGACACCTTCGCGACCATGGACTGGATCGATAAGATGCAGGGGAATGATACAGGTTTTGTGTGGAACGAAGTACGTATGGTGCCTCAGGATATAAATACCAATGTGTCCAGCAATAATAGCATGAACCCGCTGATCTCCTATGCCCATAGCTTTCCGTTTAACTCCACCGGTGAACAAAGCAAGCTTATTATTGCCATTGATATAAAGGAAGCCGCCGTCAGTGAAATTATCCGGAACGTGATGCCTTCCGACTATGCCAACACTTTTATTATAGGGGAAAGCGGGCAGATTATTTCAGCAGCGGATGATAGGATACTTGGCAGCAGAACGGATAACAACGCCTATATAACTAAAATTCTCTCATCCAATACGGCAGCCGATAGCTTCACGGACACGATTAACCAAATCCCTTCTGTAGTTTCCTATCATAATTTCACAACCAATAAATGGAAAATATATAATGTAACCTCTACAGATGACTACTATAGCAAATCTATACTCTTGCAGAAGGTAGTGCTGCTAATCTGTCTGCTGACGATCATTATGGGCATTATCCTGTCGGGTATGTTCACGATCGCCATTTATAATCCATTACAACGTTTGATGAGCAGAATCAAAGGTTTATTCGACACCGTACCCGATGCCGAGCGGAATGAATATACCTTAATTGGTACAGCCTTCAATACACTGACCCATAAGGTGAGTAGTCTGGAGGAAACCCTGCAGGCCAACAATCCGGTAATCAAGCACAATGTTGTGCTTAACATGCTCAGGAACAGCTACAGTTCTGAAGAATTGGCAGAACAACTGTACTCCCTTCATATATCGATGGAGTATGCAAATTTCTGCTGTATGGTGATCGATCCGGTTAGTAAAGGCATTGAACCACTCAGTCCCAAATCCAGCCAGTATGTCATCTATCGTCTGATCAATCAATTGGAGGCCATCGATTTTCATGAAAGTCAACTCATTGCTGAAGAGCTGCCGGATAGAAAAATAGCTGTAATCGTATGTACGAATCATCTAGAGGAAGGGCTGCTTGAGCAGCTTTCCAGGTTTATCTATTCAGAAGTGAACCCGGGTGTTGACCAATATTGCCAATTAGCCGTGGGTCAGTGGGTGCAACAATTTGTGGATGTGCACAGAAGCTTTGCTGAAGCTCAGCAGCTTATTAAATATGCTTACTTCCTGCCGGAGATCGCAATGATACAAGATCTAACCCTGTTGAACCGGGAACACAGTAATAATGAAATTCCACAAGCTTTTCTCCTGAAATTTAAAGAAAAGCTGCAGGCCAGAAATATAGATGAAGTTACTGCTGCAATAGACCATCTAATTGTTCATCTGCGGGAAGGCATGTATTCGGCAGATTACTGCCATATTATCTTATTGAATATGGTATCTATGTACTCGGAGGGTTTAAAAAGTGTGCAGTATAAGCCATCTGGTTCCCTCAAACTGGATGTATACAAGCAGCATGCCTTCATCCAGAACATCGTTGGTTTTCGGGAGTGGCTGGTGAATTCCATTGCAGCATTTTACATCTATATGGAGCAGCGGAGTGAAGAGAGAAATGTTGAAAGTATTGAGACGGTTAAGGAATATATCAGCAAACATCTCTCCGAGGAGCTTTCTCTGGACATTGTTGCCGGTAATGTCTTCATAAGCCCCAAATATCTCAGCAAGATATTCAAGGAAGAAACAGGAATAAACTATATCGATTATGTAACGGACAAAAGGATGGAAAAAGCGCTGGAACTTATGGCAAGCACCGATATGACGGTAGAACAAATTGCCAATACTGTTGGATACGGCTCATCTGCCTATTTCATCAAAAAGTTTAAGGGAATCAATGGATGTACACCAAAAGATTATACGCGGAACTTAATTAAGCAGGCCTAG
- a CDS encoding extracellular solute-binding protein: MKMRIVLSLFLALVFLLIIGISPWAWGTRQENPAPAADIQYHISWTMHQNEPVPENAEMLQYIENKFKVDMDIWNLQNNQYEALLNLRLAQGEIPDLFRIRQPQDLLKYQAQGVLAEIPKAILTKYAPNIIDTINTNAPGYLEYGKIDGKYYGIPVVSPTNIYRTPVVYRKDWLDKLGLEAPKTLAEFERVMYDFTNKDPDGNGQKDTYGLSSEGLNVVFGAFGQIVFAEQLYFGVKDHNLVIGALEPEMKEALKVLQRWYKDGVIDPEFITGENKGGYKHLSHAFINGRIGMTSMGNYYHWIQAGDYQVINEKGEEVPVEAAFNAYELSTKNKNAKIIFGQPVTGPQGKSGSKAYNMLTNFIAIGADAAKEPGKIAKILQILDYVSANPDPDEYTSMIYGVEGKHWKWAGKSTDEAVILTPYNTMFNYTNLIGSNIGMTVPRKSLARREQWASTLNLDTNGIYNSMEVSTPSLMKNSSALITMKNKAYISIITGDLPVDYFDTFVKEFMAAGGEQVLKEANDWYQHISLENR, encoded by the coding sequence ATGAAAATGAGAATTGTACTTTCACTCTTCCTAGCGTTAGTATTCCTCCTCATCATAGGTATTAGCCCCTGGGCATGGGGGACTCGACAAGAGAATCCTGCTCCTGCTGCAGATATACAGTATCACATCTCTTGGACCATGCATCAGAACGAGCCTGTTCCCGAGAATGCAGAAATGCTTCAATACATAGAGAATAAATTTAAAGTGGATATGGATATATGGAATCTCCAAAATAATCAATATGAGGCGCTCTTGAATCTCCGGCTTGCTCAAGGCGAGATTCCGGACCTCTTTAGGATAAGGCAGCCACAAGATCTCTTGAAGTACCAGGCACAGGGTGTCCTTGCCGAGATTCCAAAGGCTATTTTAACAAAATATGCACCGAACATTATCGACACTATAAATACAAACGCTCCCGGGTATTTGGAATATGGGAAAATCGACGGAAAATATTACGGAATCCCTGTGGTTAGCCCGACTAATATCTATAGAACACCTGTAGTATACAGGAAGGACTGGCTTGATAAACTGGGTCTAGAAGCCCCGAAGACTTTAGCTGAGTTTGAGCGTGTAATGTATGATTTCACCAATAAAGATCCGGATGGAAACGGACAGAAGGATACCTACGGCCTTTCAAGTGAAGGTCTGAATGTGGTTTTCGGAGCCTTTGGACAGATTGTCTTTGCCGAACAGCTGTACTTTGGAGTGAAGGATCACAATCTGGTCATCGGTGCGCTGGAGCCTGAGATGAAGGAAGCGCTCAAGGTTCTGCAACGGTGGTATAAGGATGGCGTTATCGACCCGGAGTTCATAACTGGAGAAAATAAAGGAGGCTACAAGCATCTGTCCCATGCTTTTATCAACGGGAGAATAGGAATGACCTCTATGGGCAACTACTACCACTGGATTCAGGCTGGCGATTACCAGGTTATCAATGAAAAAGGTGAAGAGGTCCCCGTAGAAGCCGCGTTTAATGCGTACGAGCTTTCGACCAAAAATAAAAATGCGAAAATTATATTTGGACAACCTGTTACCGGACCCCAAGGAAAAAGCGGATCTAAAGCGTATAATATGCTGACGAACTTTATAGCAATCGGTGCCGATGCGGCAAAAGAGCCGGGAAAGATAGCAAAAATTCTGCAAATTCTTGACTACGTCAGCGCAAATCCGGATCCCGATGAATACACATCAATGATCTACGGGGTCGAAGGGAAGCATTGGAAATGGGCGGGGAAGTCTACCGACGAAGCAGTTATACTTACCCCATATAATACAATGTTTAACTACACTAATCTTATCGGCTCCAATATTGGGATGACCGTTCCCCGCAAGTCTTTAGCCCGCCGGGAACAATGGGCTTCAACGCTGAATCTGGATACTAATGGCATCTACAATAGCATGGAGGTTTCGACACCTTCTTTAATGAAGAACAGCTCAGCACTTATAACAATGAAGAACAAGGCTTATATTTCTATAATAACAGGGGACTTGCCTGTAGATTACTTTGATACTTTCGTAAAGGAGTTTATGGCAGCAGGTGGAGAGCAGGTATTAAAAGAGGCAAATGACTGGTACCAGCATATCTCCTTGGAGAATCGGTAG
- the infC gene encoding translation initiation factor IF-3 — MAVLINEQIKASEVVLTGLKGEKLGIVSRAEALAMARAVGVDLVCTSLMSSPPPCSLVAKGKGKATAQKEAAMHKTGAGQAKGGGKEKLKELRFTAHIEEHDYDTKLRQADKHLRSGKPVQLVVKASNTKEALAAKGVLERLLADLKEAGIKDTGIQSGGKGSQVKVNPR, encoded by the coding sequence GTGGCAGTATTAATCAATGAGCAAATTAAAGCGTCCGAGGTGGTGTTAACCGGACTTAAAGGTGAGAAGCTCGGCATCGTTTCCAGAGCAGAAGCTCTGGCTATGGCCCGAGCTGTCGGCGTGGACTTGGTCTGCACCTCGCTGATGAGCAGTCCTCCACCTTGCAGCCTGGTTGCCAAGGGCAAAGGAAAAGCGACAGCACAGAAGGAAGCGGCGATGCACAAGACAGGTGCTGGACAAGCTAAAGGAGGCGGCAAGGAGAAGCTCAAGGAGCTGCGCTTCACCGCTCATATCGAGGAGCATGATTACGATACGAAGCTCCGCCAGGCGGACAAGCATCTTCGCTCTGGCAAACCGGTACAGCTAGTCGTGAAAGCATCCAACACCAAAGAAGCGCTAGCTGCCAAAGGGGTGTTGGAGCGGCTGCTCGCTGATCTGAAGGAAGCCGGAATAAAGGATACTGGCATTCAGTCGGGCGGCAAAGGCTCACAGGTGAAAGTGAATCCGCGTTGA